The following are encoded together in the Mycolicibacterium arabiense genome:
- a CDS encoding N-acyl homoserine lactonase family protein, translating into MATLVHRSGVRRIILLTLGWEDLPKSVSVHGAPADQSMREPVPGVLLQTDGGWVLLDTGFNTALIRDPHLRRRFYPSVEYQPVLPGPGEPIEESLAEIGVDVDDIHLVAVSHLHTDHAGGLKLFAGRVPVHAQRRELEYGLSNHPEPERHAIFRVDFDDPNIDWQLADGESDVAPGITAVPTYGHTPGHQSFVVELDQSVTGGDGPNGYVFAFDAADLTENIEHELAIGGFVDVEPEETIEPIRRLKKLAADKGYPLIPGHDPHVWPEMTQHFHHRFGVP; encoded by the coding sequence ATGGCCACGCTGGTCCACCGCAGCGGTGTCCGCCGGATCATCCTCCTGACCCTCGGGTGGGAGGACCTGCCGAAGTCCGTCTCGGTGCACGGGGCTCCGGCGGACCAGTCGATGCGTGAACCCGTCCCGGGCGTGCTGCTGCAGACCGACGGCGGCTGGGTGCTGCTCGACACCGGGTTCAACACGGCGCTGATCCGGGATCCGCACCTGCGCAGGCGGTTCTACCCGAGCGTCGAGTACCAGCCGGTGCTGCCCGGGCCGGGGGAGCCGATCGAGGAGTCACTGGCCGAGATCGGCGTGGACGTCGACGACATCCACCTCGTCGCCGTATCCCACCTGCACACCGATCACGCGGGCGGGCTCAAGCTGTTCGCAGGCAGGGTGCCCGTGCACGCGCAGCGACGCGAACTCGAGTACGGACTGTCGAATCACCCGGAACCCGAGCGGCACGCCATCTTCCGGGTGGACTTCGACGACCCGAACATCGACTGGCAGCTCGCGGACGGGGAGTCGGACGTCGCGCCGGGGATCACCGCCGTGCCGACGTACGGCCACACCCCTGGGCACCAGAGCTTCGTCGTCGAACTCGATCAGTCGGTGACCGGCGGGGACGGTCCGAACGGCTACGTCTTCGCGTTCGACGCGGCCGACCTGACCGAGAACATCGAGCACGAACTCGCGATCGGCGGATTCGTCGACGTCGAACCCGAGGAGACTATCGAACCGATCCGCAGGCTCAAGAAGCTCGCCGCGGACAAGGGCTACCCCTTGATCCCCGGCCACGATCCGCACGTGTGGCCGGAGATGACCCAGCACTTCCACCACCGATTCGGCGTTCCGTGA
- a CDS encoding cysteine hydrolase family protein translates to MPKQPLIVGNPVLVVVDMQEAGDMPAEEVGIEHMPGYDGRIERAQRLIETARAALIPIVFFQEVHRPSGIDFGRELDGVEGEHCVDGRPGTPLHPALLPNFDGPNHEFHIVKRRYSGFIGTEFEIVLSGLKASTLILVGGLTDVCVHYTFADAHQRDFYVRVVTDCVGGSTQYRHDAALDAMEYLQTGAMRTTDEILKAFAALAPAATPVLEGAVR, encoded by the coding sequence GTGCCGAAACAGCCACTCATCGTGGGCAACCCCGTTCTGGTCGTCGTCGACATGCAGGAAGCCGGCGACATGCCCGCCGAGGAAGTCGGCATCGAGCACATGCCGGGTTACGACGGACGCATCGAGCGGGCCCAGCGCCTGATCGAGACGGCGCGGGCGGCCCTGATCCCCATCGTGTTCTTCCAGGAGGTGCACCGCCCCAGCGGGATCGACTTCGGACGCGAACTCGACGGTGTCGAGGGCGAGCACTGCGTCGACGGCAGGCCCGGCACGCCTCTGCACCCCGCGCTGCTGCCGAACTTCGACGGCCCCAACCACGAGTTCCACATCGTCAAGCGCCGTTACTCCGGTTTCATCGGAACGGAATTCGAGATCGTGCTGTCCGGGTTGAAGGCGTCGACGCTGATCCTCGTCGGCGGGCTCACCGACGTGTGCGTGCACTACACCTTCGCCGACGCACACCAGCGCGACTTCTACGTGCGCGTGGTCACCGACTGCGTGGGCGGCTCGACCCAGTACCGCCACGACGCGGCCCTGGACGCCATGGAGTACCTGCAGACCGGCGCGATGCGCACCACCGACGAAATCCTCAAGGCCTTTGCCGCACTCGCCCCCGCCGCAACGCCCGTCCTCGAAGGAGCCGTCCGATGA
- the atzF gene encoding allophanate hydrolase: MTAVERVRATYAAIEAANRPEIWIFLRPLTDALADATAVDAAVAAGDDLPLAGTTVAVKNNVDVAGLPTTAGCPTYASAPAAADAPVVARLRQAGAVVIGATNLDQFATGLVGTRSPHGAVRDSRRPDRISGGSSSGSAVAVSLRLVDVAIGTDTAGSGRVPAALQGIVGIKPTLGVVPTEGVVPACRSYDCVTVFARDLDTADVVMGVMAGGPGTRPFPPDAPLSAPQTPVVAVPRELPGLSGSWRAAFGEAKDRLVKAGATLREIDLTPFLEAARLLYDGGLVAERHEAVGEFVDAHRAEVDPIVGSIVAAAGSVPATALLRDRVRLRDLTAVALAELGDCDALLVPTTTEHPTIAEVADDPIVVNSRFGTYTNFCNLMDMCAVAVPAGTAGDDQFGVTVVARSGADAVALDVARLLTGSGDTTRAPWPTRAGLSATPLMVVGAHLRGQPLAWQLTDRGARWLGPARTAPLYRFARLDTTPPKPGLMRVGAEDGTSIGGELWLVGTAMLGEFLAALPAPMALGRVTLADGTEVVGFGCALDAWRDGADISQFGDWPSYLRYAEAAPSRA; encoded by the coding sequence ATGACGGCCGTCGAACGGGTCCGCGCGACGTACGCCGCGATCGAGGCGGCCAACCGACCCGAGATCTGGATCTTCCTGCGCCCGTTGACCGATGCGCTCGCCGATGCCACCGCCGTCGACGCCGCGGTCGCAGCGGGGGACGACCTGCCGTTGGCCGGAACGACCGTGGCGGTGAAGAACAACGTCGACGTCGCCGGGCTGCCGACCACCGCGGGCTGCCCCACCTACGCGTCGGCGCCCGCCGCCGCCGATGCCCCCGTCGTCGCACGCCTGCGGCAGGCAGGCGCGGTCGTCATCGGCGCCACCAACCTCGACCAGTTCGCCACCGGCCTGGTGGGGACGCGCAGCCCGCACGGGGCCGTGCGCGACTCGCGCAGGCCCGACCGCATCTCCGGCGGCTCCAGTTCTGGATCCGCGGTCGCGGTGTCGCTGCGCCTGGTGGACGTCGCGATCGGCACCGACACGGCGGGATCGGGCAGGGTGCCCGCGGCGCTGCAGGGCATCGTCGGCATCAAGCCGACCCTGGGCGTCGTACCGACCGAGGGCGTCGTGCCCGCCTGCCGTTCCTATGACTGCGTGACGGTGTTCGCACGCGACCTCGACACGGCCGACGTGGTGATGGGGGTAATGGCAGGCGGGCCCGGGACGCGACCGTTCCCGCCCGACGCGCCGCTGTCCGCGCCACAGACGCCGGTGGTGGCCGTCCCGCGGGAGCTGCCGGGACTGTCGGGCTCCTGGCGGGCGGCATTCGGCGAGGCCAAAGATCGGCTCGTGAAAGCCGGTGCGACACTGCGGGAGATCGATCTCACCCCGTTTCTCGAGGCCGCGAGACTGCTTTACGACGGTGGCCTGGTCGCCGAACGGCACGAAGCGGTCGGTGAGTTCGTCGACGCGCACCGCGCCGAGGTGGACCCGATCGTCGGCTCGATCGTCGCGGCCGCAGGCTCGGTGCCTGCCACCGCGCTGCTGCGCGACCGCGTCCGCCTGCGCGATCTCACCGCCGTGGCACTCGCCGAACTCGGTGACTGCGATGCGCTGCTCGTCCCGACGACCACCGAACATCCCACGATCGCCGAGGTCGCGGACGACCCGATCGTCGTCAACTCCCGGTTCGGCACCTACACCAACTTCTGCAACCTCATGGACATGTGCGCGGTCGCGGTGCCGGCGGGCACAGCCGGCGACGATCAGTTCGGCGTCACGGTCGTGGCGCGGTCAGGAGCCGACGCCGTCGCGCTGGACGTGGCGCGGCTGCTCACCGGATCCGGCGACACGACCCGTGCGCCCTGGCCAACGCGGGCAGGGCTTTCCGCGACGCCACTGATGGTGGTGGGCGCTCATCTGCGCGGTCAGCCCCTGGCCTGGCAGCTGACCGACCGCGGGGCACGCTGGCTCGGCCCGGCGCGGACGGCGCCGCTGTACCGCTTCGCGCGGCTGGACACCACGCCGCCCAAGCCGGGCCTGATGCGGGTCGGGGCCGAGGACGGCACGTCGATCGGCGGCGAGCTGTGGCTGGTCGGAACGGCCATGCTGGGGGAGTTCCTCGCCGCGCTGCCCGCACCGATGGCGCTCGGCCGCGTCACGCTCGCCGACGGCACCGAGGTGGTCGGGTTCGGCTGTGCTCTCGACGCCTGGCGCGACGGTGCCGACATCTCGCAGTTCGGCGACTGGCCGAGCTACCTGCGCTACGCCGAAGCCGCCCCGTCCCGGGCGTAG
- a CDS encoding ABC transporter permease, with protein MAIALPAAPLVRGGSRRVFSLPESTSSIVSWVGFSMVIVVTLVCLAVPVLAPYDPLTPAGMPLQAPGKGGFLLGTDSIGRDILSRVLYGARSSWFAALVVVAIGLLIGGLVGLIAGTVGGWVDTVLMRITDAFLSLPAPVLAIAVVAALGPGFVHTLIAVSIVWWPFYARLVRGEVVRLAARPHVEAAKLAGVGPIRLARRHLLPGAVPNAIVAASLDIGTLILTLAALSFLGLGQSAPAPELGADSARNLSYFLQQWWIPVMPGIGVLVLALIGNVAGDCLRNLMKGSR; from the coding sequence ATGGCCATCGCCCTACCCGCCGCCCCGCTGGTGCGCGGTGGCTCACGCCGGGTCTTCTCGCTGCCCGAGTCGACGTCGAGCATCGTCAGCTGGGTCGGCTTCTCGATGGTGATCGTGGTGACCCTGGTCTGCCTGGCCGTCCCCGTGCTCGCCCCCTACGACCCGCTGACGCCCGCGGGCATGCCGCTGCAGGCACCGGGCAAGGGCGGGTTCCTGCTCGGCACCGACAGCATCGGCCGCGACATCTTGTCCCGCGTGCTCTACGGCGCCCGCTCGAGCTGGTTCGCCGCGCTGGTGGTGGTCGCGATCGGCCTGCTCATCGGCGGGCTGGTCGGCCTGATCGCCGGCACGGTCGGCGGCTGGGTCGACACCGTGCTGATGCGGATCACCGACGCGTTCCTGTCCCTGCCCGCACCGGTTCTCGCCATCGCGGTGGTCGCAGCGCTCGGACCCGGGTTCGTGCACACCCTGATCGCGGTGTCGATCGTGTGGTGGCCGTTCTACGCCCGGCTGGTCCGTGGCGAGGTCGTACGACTGGCGGCGCGACCACACGTCGAGGCGGCCAAGCTGGCCGGGGTCGGCCCGATCCGCCTGGCCCGGCGCCACCTGCTCCCGGGTGCGGTGCCCAATGCGATCGTGGCGGCCAGCCTCGACATCGGAACGTTGATCCTGACGCTCGCCGCGCTGTCGTTCCTCGGACTCGGGCAGTCCGCTCCCGCACCGGAGCTCGGCGCCGACTCCGCCCGCAACCTCAGTTACTTCCTGCAGCAGTGGTGGATTCCGGTGATGCCAGGCATCGGCGTCCTGGTGCTGGCGCTAATCGGCAACGTGGCGGGGGATTGCCTACGAAATCTCATGAAGGGGTCCCGATGA
- a CDS encoding ABC transporter substrate-binding protein, which yields MKKPLRAALALGAATVLALTACGGSDSGGGAPNAAPTDKVLHVSFLQDPGQPPDPDIFYAGQGLLLTTNLYEGLLQYKGGTEKPEIEPLLATEWTESPDHRVFTFKLREGVTFHDGTPFTSAAIKASFDRRLAVDQGPAYMVKDVESVTTQGDFAATITLKAPNSAFLDYLASPYGPRMVSPEGLKKNGGGDNAQAYLTNHDLGTGPYTLTAAEVGSRYALAAYPQYWGEKPYFEQVEIPVITDVSAQQLQFNNGQIAAILHDLPSSAVEQYLNDDKYAHYSLPTMMSNYLYLNPHKGMLTDPAKRNAVMQAIDVDALVKQTYFGRGKKAEQVYPPNMMAPEFAKQNVTHDPSVLSGVAAGLPPDQKSITIGYDSSNPDNQLISNLIQTQLAAAGLTAKVQSYPTSEIYGWIGTDGQSAPEIFSATAWPDAPSPYTWGHISFDPDGGLNYLGCSAPPVTAALAEGLKTGASEPFSTAAEEAIKTGCWLNMADVDDFVVAQPWLKGVEQAHVVTNPNSLRLFELSAG from the coding sequence ATGAAGAAGCCGTTGCGCGCCGCCCTCGCACTGGGCGCGGCGACAGTGCTGGCGCTCACCGCATGTGGCGGTTCCGATTCGGGCGGCGGCGCACCCAACGCCGCACCCACCGACAAGGTGCTGCACGTGTCGTTCCTGCAGGACCCGGGGCAGCCGCCGGACCCCGACATCTTCTACGCCGGTCAGGGTCTGCTGCTCACCACCAACCTCTACGAGGGTCTGCTGCAGTACAAGGGCGGCACCGAGAAGCCCGAGATCGAACCGCTGCTGGCCACCGAGTGGACCGAATCGCCCGACCACCGGGTGTTCACGTTCAAGCTGCGCGAGGGCGTCACGTTCCACGACGGCACGCCGTTCACGTCGGCGGCCATCAAGGCGTCCTTCGACCGTCGTCTGGCGGTCGACCAGGGTCCGGCGTACATGGTCAAGGACGTCGAATCGGTGACCACCCAGGGTGATTTCGCCGCGACCATCACGCTCAAGGCACCCAACTCGGCGTTCCTCGACTACCTCGCCTCGCCGTACGGCCCGAGGATGGTCAGCCCCGAGGGGTTGAAGAAGAACGGGGGCGGCGACAACGCCCAGGCCTATCTCACGAATCACGACCTCGGCACCGGCCCGTACACCCTGACCGCCGCCGAGGTGGGCTCGCGCTACGCGCTGGCGGCCTACCCCCAGTACTGGGGTGAGAAGCCGTATTTCGAGCAGGTCGAGATCCCCGTCATCACCGATGTCTCCGCCCAGCAGTTGCAGTTCAACAACGGGCAGATCGCAGCGATCCTGCACGACCTGCCGTCCTCGGCCGTCGAGCAGTACCTGAACGACGACAAGTACGCGCACTACTCGCTGCCGACGATGATGTCGAACTACCTGTACCTGAACCCGCACAAGGGCATGCTCACCGACCCCGCGAAGCGCAACGCCGTGATGCAGGCCATCGACGTCGACGCCCTGGTGAAGCAGACCTACTTCGGCCGCGGCAAGAAGGCCGAACAGGTGTACCCGCCGAACATGATGGCCCCGGAGTTCGCCAAGCAGAACGTGACCCACGACCCGTCGGTACTCAGCGGGGTGGCCGCGGGCCTACCGCCGGACCAGAAGTCCATCACCATCGGCTACGACTCGTCGAACCCGGACAACCAGTTGATCAGCAACCTGATCCAGACGCAGCTCGCCGCGGCCGGCCTGACCGCCAAGGTGCAGAGCTACCCGACGTCGGAGATCTACGGCTGGATCGGCACCGACGGGCAGTCGGCACCGGAGATCTTCTCCGCCACCGCGTGGCCGGACGCCCCGTCGCCGTACACCTGGGGACACATCTCGTTCGACCCCGACGGCGGCCTGAACTACCTCGGTTGCTCGGCCCCACCCGTCACCGCCGCGCTCGCCGAGGGCCTGAAAACCGGTGCTTCGGAACCGTTCTCGACCGCTGCCGAGGAGGCGATCAAGACGGGGTGCTGGCTCAACATGGCCGACGTCGACGACTTCGTGGTCGCCCAACCCTGGCTCAAGGGCGTCGAGCAGGCGCACGTCGTGACGAACCCAAACTCGCTGCGGCTGTTCGAACTGTCGGCGGGCTGA
- a CDS encoding ABC transporter permease — MKTFVATRLGAMVAILVALTGVLFILQHVSPLDPVKAQLGAQASAEAVAARREALGLNEPILVQFWNYLTGAVGGDLGTSYRTRHAVLSDLGDFLPATLELALFGMAIAIVFAVLLAFSTTLKWRGAGVLRAVLFTGSSAPMFLLGILGLIVFYQNLGWVPANGRLAIPNPPDGPTGLLTVDGLLNGRFDVVADALHHLILPACVIALGPAVAIGRVLRSSLLSDIDSDYARTARAKGLSESRIMAGHVLRNCVGAALSMTGLQVGLMFSGVLVVEQVFGWPGIGQYIAQSIPVADFPAIAGVTLMLGALYVFINTAVDLLQAAADPRIAVIGG; from the coding sequence ATGAAGACGTTCGTGGCGACCCGGCTGGGCGCGATGGTGGCGATCCTCGTCGCCCTGACCGGCGTGCTGTTCATCCTGCAGCACGTCTCACCACTCGACCCCGTCAAGGCGCAGCTCGGTGCGCAGGCGTCCGCAGAAGCGGTGGCCGCGCGGCGTGAGGCGCTCGGCCTCAACGAGCCGATTCTCGTCCAGTTCTGGAACTACCTCACCGGCGCCGTCGGTGGTGATCTCGGCACGTCGTACCGGACGCGGCACGCCGTGCTGTCGGATCTGGGCGACTTTCTGCCCGCCACACTGGAATTGGCCCTCTTCGGGATGGCGATCGCGATCGTGTTCGCGGTGCTGCTGGCATTCAGCACGACGCTGAAGTGGCGTGGCGCGGGCGTACTGCGCGCAGTGCTGTTCACCGGATCGTCGGCGCCGATGTTCCTGCTCGGCATCCTCGGCCTGATCGTCTTCTACCAGAACCTCGGCTGGGTACCGGCCAACGGCCGCCTGGCGATACCCAACCCTCCCGACGGGCCCACCGGGCTGCTGACGGTCGACGGCCTGCTCAACGGACGGTTCGACGTCGTCGCCGACGCCCTGCACCACCTGATCCTGCCCGCCTGCGTCATCGCGCTCGGCCCCGCGGTCGCCATCGGCCGGGTGCTGCGCAGCAGCCTGCTCTCGGACATCGACAGCGACTACGCACGCACGGCCCGCGCCAAGGGACTCTCGGAGAGCCGGATCATGGCCGGTCACGTCCTGCGCAACTGCGTCGGCGCCGCGCTGTCGATGACGGGTTTGCAAGTGGGCCTGATGTTCTCCGGCGTCCTGGTGGTGGAGCAGGTGTTCGGCTGGCCGGGCATCGGCCAGTACATCGCGCAGAGCATCCCCGTCGCCGACTTCCCAGCCATCGCCGGCGTCACCCTGATGCTCGGCGCCCTCTACGTGTTCATCAACACGGCGGTCGACCTGTTGCAGGCCGCCGCTGATCCACGCATCGCAGTCATAGGAGGATAA
- a CDS encoding TetR/AcrR family transcriptional regulator has protein sequence MPLTRAGRPRLHDQRRPGTTARDEILDAAGELFTTLGYTGTSTRSIAESVGIRQASLYHYFKTKDDILCALLGQTVAPTLSFIPNLLGAEPALSAAEHLHALAAFDGDQLLSGQWNLGALYLLPELRDARLEPFWSDRERLRLHYLALSSAVVDQTGVHQAAADLPFRLVESLVNMWTVPEGPERSALPIHVADACLRVLGIPDEATPAVRQRSLREVERYARDGAASA, from the coding sequence ATGCCGCTCACCCGGGCCGGGCGTCCCCGACTGCACGACCAGAGACGTCCGGGCACCACCGCCCGCGACGAAATCCTGGATGCCGCAGGCGAATTGTTCACCACGCTGGGCTACACGGGCACGTCGACGAGGTCGATCGCCGAGTCGGTCGGGATCCGGCAGGCCTCGCTGTACCACTACTTCAAGACCAAGGACGACATCCTGTGCGCGCTGCTGGGCCAGACCGTGGCTCCCACGCTGTCGTTCATCCCGAACCTGCTCGGCGCCGAACCCGCGTTGTCGGCGGCCGAGCATCTGCACGCTCTGGCAGCCTTCGACGGTGACCAGCTGCTGTCGGGTCAGTGGAATCTCGGTGCGCTGTACCTTCTTCCGGAACTGCGCGACGCCCGGCTCGAGCCGTTCTGGTCCGACCGCGAGCGGCTGCGGCTGCACTACCTGGCGCTCAGCAGCGCGGTCGTCGACCAGACCGGCGTGCACCAGGCCGCCGCCGATCTGCCGTTCCGGCTCGTCGAGTCACTGGTGAACATGTGGACGGTGCCCGAGGGTCCCGAACGCTCGGCGCTGCCCATCCACGTGGCCGATGCCTGCCTGCGGGTGCTGGGCATCCCCGACGAAGCCACGCCCGCGGTGCGGCAGCGCAGCCTGCGCGAGGTCGAGCGCTACGCCCGGGACGGGGCGGCTTCGGCGTAG
- a CDS encoding dipeptide ABC transporter ATP-binding protein has translation MGIAASAVDVAAEHPEVPAIPDAVATVSDLRVTFRRNGHDVHALRGVSLTIAPGEILGLVGESGSGKSVLGFTMLGLLPKAAKVDGAVRVTGSDMVDGDPKALRKVRRLDLGAVFQDPMTSLNPTMRIGRQVAEAAGSDDDALRLLTAVGIPDPKRRMRAYPHELSGGLRQRVMIAIAIAGDPELIIADEPTTALDVTVQAQVLRLLQRLRDEIGCSIVLITHDLGVAAQISDRIAVLYAGRIAEIGPAAEVLGRPAHPYTHGLLRSRLTLETARDRKLAALAGSVPSPVTPLPGCAFVPRCALSTDDCTKAPPAPIPVEPDRVSACIRPLDAVAEGLGAATTNTAQPYPEVERAAHPPSVVLQDVTKTFAVTRRWLDRSNDGGGKLQALRGVTLRVGHGESVALVGESGSGKSTLLRVIAGLEKATSGTVELADGERPQMVFQDAGASLTPWMSVGELIAERLRSTSMSRKQRQAAVVEVLERVGLPGDVAKSRASQLSGGQRQRVSLARATVVPPSVLLCDEPTSALDVSLAASVLNLIGDLRRSLDMSVVFVTHDLSVARVVADRIAVMYLGRIVEVGPAERVIGNPAHPYTQALVDSIPDLGRESRMLAGEPASPLSPPPGCAFHPRCPISVDACGGEELDVRLEGSPGNPHQVACVERRAL, from the coding sequence ATGGGCATCGCCGCTTCCGCAGTGGACGTAGCCGCAGAGCACCCCGAGGTGCCGGCGATCCCCGACGCCGTGGCCACCGTCAGCGATCTGCGAGTCACGTTCCGCCGCAACGGCCATGACGTGCACGCGTTGCGCGGGGTGTCACTGACCATCGCACCGGGCGAGATCCTCGGCCTGGTCGGGGAGTCGGGCTCCGGCAAGAGTGTCCTGGGCTTCACGATGCTGGGTCTGCTGCCCAAGGCGGCCAAGGTCGACGGCGCCGTGCGCGTGACCGGCTCCGACATGGTCGACGGTGACCCGAAGGCGTTGCGCAAGGTCCGCAGGCTCGACCTCGGCGCGGTGTTCCAGGACCCGATGACGTCACTGAACCCGACGATGCGCATCGGCAGGCAGGTCGCGGAGGCGGCAGGCAGCGACGACGACGCCCTGCGGCTGCTCACCGCGGTCGGCATCCCCGACCCGAAGCGCCGGATGCGGGCCTACCCCCACGAACTCTCCGGCGGGCTCCGCCAGCGGGTGATGATCGCCATCGCCATCGCAGGCGACCCCGAACTCATCATCGCCGACGAGCCCACCACCGCGCTCGACGTCACCGTCCAGGCCCAGGTGCTGCGGTTGCTTCAGCGCCTTCGCGACGAGATCGGCTGCAGCATCGTGCTGATCACCCACGACCTCGGTGTGGCAGCCCAGATCTCGGATCGCATCGCGGTGCTCTACGCCGGCCGCATCGCCGAGATCGGCCCCGCCGCAGAGGTGCTCGGCCGGCCCGCGCATCCCTACACCCACGGCCTGCTGCGTTCCCGGCTCACGCTCGAGACCGCACGCGACCGCAAGCTCGCCGCCCTCGCGGGATCGGTGCCCAGCCCGGTCACCCCGCTGCCGGGCTGCGCGTTCGTCCCGCGCTGCGCGCTTTCCACCGACGACTGCACCAAGGCGCCGCCCGCGCCGATCCCCGTGGAACCGGACCGGGTCAGCGCGTGCATCCGACCGCTCGACGCCGTCGCCGAAGGACTCGGCGCAGCGACCACCAACACCGCGCAGCCGTACCCCGAGGTGGAGCGCGCCGCGCACCCTCCGTCGGTGGTGCTGCAGGACGTCACGAAGACCTTCGCGGTGACCCGGCGATGGCTGGACCGCTCGAACGACGGCGGCGGGAAACTGCAGGCGCTGCGCGGGGTGACGCTGCGCGTGGGACACGGTGAATCGGTCGCCCTCGTCGGCGAGAGCGGGTCGGGCAAGTCGACGCTGCTGCGCGTCATCGCCGGACTGGAGAAGGCGACCTCGGGAACCGTCGAACTCGCCGACGGCGAACGTCCGCAGATGGTGTTCCAGGACGCGGGCGCCTCGCTCACCCCGTGGATGTCGGTCGGCGAGCTGATCGCCGAACGCCTACGCAGTACCTCGATGTCACGCAAGCAGCGCCAGGCCGCCGTCGTCGAGGTGCTCGAGCGCGTCGGGCTGCCCGGCGACGTCGCGAAGTCCCGCGCCAGCCAACTCTCCGGCGGGCAGCGTCAGCGGGTGTCGCTGGCGCGCGCCACGGTGGTGCCACCGTCGGTCCTGCTGTGCGACGAACCCACCAGCGCGCTCGACGTGTCACTGGCGGCATCGGTGCTCAATCTGATCGGCGACCTGCGCCGCAGTCTCGACATGTCGGTCGTGTTCGTCACCCATGACCTGTCCGTGGCCCGTGTCGTCGCCGACCGCATCGCCGTCATGTACCTCGGGCGCATCGTGGAGGTCGGTCCGGCCGAACGGGTCATCGGCAACCCCGCGCACCCCTACACCCAGGCGCTGGTCGACTCCATCCCCGACCTCGGCCGCGAATCACGCATGCTCGCAGGCGAACCCGCCAGCCCGCTGTCCCCGCCGCCGGGATGCGCGTTCCACCCGCGGTGCCCGATCTCGGTCGACGCGTGCGGCGGCGAAGAACTCGACGTCCGCCTCGAAGGTAGCCCCGGCAATCCGCACCAGGTGGCGTGCGTCGAACGGAGGGCCCTCTAG